From one Butyricimonas faecihominis genomic stretch:
- a CDS encoding FecR family protein, with protein sequence MMKKKNIYDDASLIKKSLIKDLSDKEQKELDQLLDDQSLQDVYKELSDRGYLKKQFMEYEKYSSQKAYREFKERRGHSGRIRIVRWVAVVAAVWVLALGVTLWMTFGKKENVAPLPVASKIIPAGEKKATLTLADGTEVHVEEITAQILQEKGMNIEYRNGEIVYHKSEEKTTEVVYNKLEVPRGGECMIKLDDGTKVWVNAETKLKYPVTFVGDRREVVLEGEAFFDVAKNEKPFIVKTSFGDVRVLGTAFGISAYASEPESYTTLVRGKVSVEREGIKPVVILPGEQVVTSKDGKMIKQQVDVEEFVGWKDGIYVFKEKSLGEIMKTLERWYNISVDFQEKSLVDLPFTGNLKRYDDINVFFDALTRTGDMKYRVEGNQVILFK encoded by the coding sequence ATGATGAAAAAGAAAAACATATATGATGATGCGTCTTTGATCAAAAAGTCGTTGATAAAAGATTTAAGTGATAAGGAGCAAAAGGAATTAGATCAATTGCTGGATGACCAATCCTTACAAGATGTATACAAGGAGTTGAGTGATCGTGGTTATTTGAAAAAGCAATTTATGGAATACGAGAAGTATTCTTCCCAAAAAGCTTATCGCGAGTTTAAGGAAAGAAGAGGACATTCCGGACGAATCAGAATCGTACGTTGGGTTGCTGTGGTTGCCGCCGTGTGGGTGTTGGCATTGGGTGTTACATTATGGATGACTTTTGGGAAGAAAGAAAATGTCGCTCCACTTCCGGTGGCCTCGAAGATTATTCCGGCTGGGGAGAAAAAAGCTACATTGACGTTAGCGGATGGAACGGAGGTTCACGTTGAGGAAATAACCGCACAAATATTGCAGGAGAAGGGGATGAATATTGAATATAGGAATGGGGAGATTGTTTATCACAAAAGTGAAGAAAAAACGACAGAGGTTGTTTATAATAAACTTGAGGTTCCCCGGGGGGGTGAATGTATGATTAAACTAGATGACGGGACGAAGGTATGGGTAAATGCGGAGACGAAGTTGAAATATCCGGTAACCTTTGTCGGTGACCGTCGGGAAGTGGTTTTGGAGGGTGAGGCATTTTTTGATGTGGCAAAAAACGAAAAACCTTTTATCGTGAAAACTTCTTTTGGAGATGTACGGGTGTTGGGAACAGCCTTTGGAATAAGTGCTTATGCGAGTGAACCGGAAAGTTATACTACTTTGGTAAGGGGTAAAGTGAGCGTTGAGAGAGAGGGGATAAAACCTGTTGTTATTTTACCGGGAGAACAGGTAGTGACTTCTAAAGATGGGAAGATGATCAAACAGCAGGTGGATGTTGAAGAGTTCGTGGGATGGAAAGATGGCATTTACGTGTTCAAGGAGAAGAGTTTGGGTGAGATTATGAAAACTTTGGAAAGATGGTATAACATATCCGTGGATTTCCAAGAGAAGAGTTTGGTTGATTTGCCATTTACGGGTAATTTGAAACGTTATGATGATATAAATGTATTTTTCGATGCTTTGACTCGTACCGGGGATATGAAGTATCGAGTGGAAGGAAATCAAGTGATCCTATTTAAATAA